DNA from Stenotrophomonas acidaminiphila:
CCTGCCGGGTAACCACCGCCGGCGAGGCTTCCATCAATGCCTGCAGGATCTTGAGCGCGGTCGGGTTGAGCTGCAGCAGCTTGCCCTGGCGGCGCACTTCCAGCGTGTCCAGGTTGTACTCCAGGTCGCCGGTTTCCAGCACCCGGGTGTGCCCACCCTTGCCGCGGCGCGATAGCGCGTTGAGCCGCACCTCGACTTCCTGCAGCGCGAACGGTTTGATCAGGTAGTCGTCGGCGCCGGAGTCGAACCCGGCCAGCTTGTTGTCCAGCGAATCGCGCGCGGTGAGCATCAGCACCGGGGTCTGCTTGCGCGCGTCGTTGCGCAGCTTGCGGCAGACCTCGATGCCGTCCATGCCCGGCAGGTTCAGGTCGAGCACGATCGCATCGAAATCGTGCACGACTGCCAGGTGCAGGCCGGTGACGCCGTCGGCCGCGAAATCCACCGTATGCCCGCGGTCCTCGAGGTAGTCCCCGAGGTTGGCCGCGATGTCGCTGTTGTCTTCGATTACGAGAATGCGCACGTGTAGAACCTTAGTTTGTATTGGGCTTGGAATAATTACGCTGATTTTCCTTCAGGAAATCGGTCGACTGCTCGCGGATCCTGCGCCTCTCGGCCACTGTCAGGCATTGTGACACGGTGCGGTGTGAACCCACCGCCATCTCGCGCTTGCACACGACGCGACTGTCGGCACGTGCTTTGGTCAGCACAGTGTTGACCAGCTCCTGGTCGTTGAACAGCTGGACCTTGTCCGCTTCCTCGAGCTTGGTGGTGTCTGGCTCGGCGCCAATAAGCGCCTCCATGCGCTGCAGAGCGTCCGCAACGCTCTGCCGGTCCGCGCTTGAGATCTCGGAATACGTTTCCCCGTACAGGTCCTTGCGGATCTGCTGCGCCTGCGCCGAGAACGGCATTGCGACATTGAGTGCATCACCCGACTTGGAGTCGTTGGCGAAGGCCATCAACGGCCAAGCCAGACAAAGAAGTACGTACTTGAGCTTCATACCTTTCCTTTGGCATCTGCTATGGGTTGCGCGGCCCATCACATTCGCATCGACGAGCACGCGCCGCAAGCACATCTTCGGGAAGGATAAAACAAGGCCCCGGCGAGCACCGCCAGGGCCTGAAGATTCCCGATCACCGGACCCGCTGAGGAGGGCTGGTCACAGTGGGGCCAGCGTAGGGCCGGGGGAATTAAAGACCCGTTAAAACGGTGCAAGCAATTCGGAATCCGGGCTCAGCGCCTGAGGTTGACCACGTAGTCGATCATCCGCCCGGCGAGATCGCCGCCGGAAACGCTCTCGATGCCCTCCAGCCCGGGCGTGGAATTGACTTCGAGCACCAGCGGCCCGCGCCGGGAGCGGATCATGTCCACCCCGGCGATACCCAGCCCCAGGGCCTTGGCCGAGCGCACCGCCACCTGCTGCTCGGCCCGGCTGCAGACCGCCGGGCCGGCGCTGCCGCCGGCATGCAGGTTGGAACGGAAGTCGCCGTCCTGGGCCTGCCGGCGCATGGTCGCGACCACCTGGTCGCCCACCACCAGGCAACGCAGGTCCGCGCCCTGGGCCTCGGCAATGAACTCCTGCACCAGGAAATTGGCATACAGGCCGCGCAACGCCTCGACCGTGCCCTTGGACGCACTGAGCTTCTCGGTGAGGATCACCCCGCGCCCCTGGGTGCCCTCGCTGAGCTTCACCACGTGCGGCGGCGGCCCCAGCATGGACAGCAGGTCATGGGTGTCGTCCGGGTTGTCGCCGAACACCGTCACCGGCATGTCGATGCCCTTGGCGGCCAGCAGCTGGTGCGCACGCAACTTGTCGCGCGCGCGCAGGATCGCGTCGGAGGGGTTGGGCGTGCGCGTGCCCATCATCTCGAACTGGCGCAGCACCGCGGTGCCGTAGCGGGTGATGGAGGCACCGATGCGCGGGATCACCGCGTCGAAGCCGGACAGCGGCCGGCCCTTGTAGTGCATGCTGAAATCACCCGCGTTGATGCGCATGTAGCAGCGCAGCGGGTCGAGGATGCGCACGGTGTGGCCACGCGCGCGCGCGGCCTCGACCAGGCGCCGGGTCGAGTAGAGCTTGCTGTTGCGGGAGAGGATGGCGAGCTTCATCGCGGAGCCTGGAAGTCAGGCCGGGCACATCACGCCCTGCCCAGGGCTGGCGCCTCGGTGCCTGCGCGGCACCTGGAAGATGGAGCGGGTGAAGGGAATCGAACCCTCGTCGTAAGCTTGGGAAGCTTCTGCTCTACCATTGAGCTACACCCGCGCGGCGATGCGCAGTCTATGTGGAGCGGGGCCTGCCGCGCAATGCCAACGTGCAACGCGTTACCTCGACGGGAGCCCCGGGCAGGGACGGCGCCGCGACACGGCACCGTCCACAGCCGTCCACGTCCGGCTCAGAACCCGCCGCTGAACGTGGCGAACAGGGTGGCGTCGCGCGCCGACTTCTGCGCGGTGGTGGCGCTCAGGCCGATGTTGCTCTGCAGCCCCCACAGGCTCATCCGCGCACCCAGCACGGCGGTGGCGTAGTTGCGGTCGAACTGCAACCCGGGAACCCTGTAGGCGCCGACGTCGGCCATGGTCTGCAGCCAGGCGCTGGCCTGCTTGCCGCCGTCCTCGAACTCGTGGTCGTAGGTGACCTGCACGTAGGGACGGACGCTGCCACCGTCGAAGCGCGCCTGCCAGCCGATGCGGCCAACGGTGGAGTCCACGTCCTGGTTGCCGTAGCCCAGCGCGGTGGCGCCGGGATTGCTCTCCAGGTACCCGTCCAGCTTGACCTTCTGCCACACCACGCCCGCCACCGGACCGTGGCGGAAGCCGCCCTGCTGGCCGAACTCGTAGCCGGCGTTGAGCGCGGCGGTCAGGTTGCTGCCATCGGGCGATCCCCTGTGCTCGCGGGTGGCCGGGCCGAGCTGCACCTTGCGGGTAACGTCGTAACCCAGCCAGCTGTAGCTGGCCTGCCCGTTGACCCAGGCGCGCTCGCCATACCAGCCGGCAAATACGCCCAGGGTGGTGTCGGACTGGGTGAAATCGCCCATGCGGTTGCCGAAGTCCGCGTCCATCCGGCCGTACCCGGCGAACCCGCCGAACACCTTGCCATCACGCGCCCAGTCGACGCCGAACAGGCCGGCCGGCGCCATGCCGTCGTACAGCCGGCCATGGTCGTAGCGCTGCATGTCGCCGCGCACGTTGCCCCACCAGCTCATGCCGTCGGCCGGACGGCCCGCCAGGTGACCGCCGACCTGGTCGGCACGGGCACGGCCGGTGGTCTGCGCCGAGTGCGTCAGCACCTGCTGCAGGCGCGGCGCCTCGAGCACCGAAATCGAGTACTGTCCGAGGATCTTGTGGGCGGCGGTGGTCGGATGCACGCCATCGGCGAACACGTAGGTGTCGGCGGCATTCGGGCTGACATAGTTCAGCGGCGTGCAGGTCAGCGACTGCGCGGTGATCTGCGGCTGGCACGCGGTGCCGGACACGTTGCTGAAGCCGTAGGCGCCGGGGTTGGCGACGATTTCCTGGAGGATGCTGAAGGTGTCGACCGGGATCACCTGCAGGCCGGCCTGCTTGAGCCCGCCGAACAGCGCATCGTTGTACGCCTTGGCCAGCGCGGTGCCCTGCGCCATGGCCACCGGGCCGCCGGCGCGCGAGGACGGGGTCAGGCCGATGTCGGGCAGGTTCGGCACCATCACGTACTGGGCGCCGGCCGCCTTGAGCGTGGCGACCATGCCCACCTGGCTGGCGACCGCCGCGCCGATGGTGGCCTGCGCCGGTGCGCCGCCGGCCACCGCGAACAGGTCGTTGGCGCCGCCCCACACGGTGTACAGGGCATTGGCATCGGCCTTGCCGCCGTTGGCCGCCAGGTAATGGTTGAGCTGGGTCTTGAGCGACGGTGTCGGCGGCAGCAGCGGGCTCAGCGGATTGGGCACATCCACGCCCACGCGGGCGCCGCCGGCGGCGTAGTTGTCGCCCACCTGGCCATTGCCGTTGGGCAGGGCATTGGTGCCGTAGTACCGGGCCAGGTAGTCGGACCAGACCCAGCCGGGGTTGGTGGTGAAGCGGCCCGCCACCGAGGCGCTGGGATTGGCCTGCACCAGGATGGGACGGAAGTAGCCGGTGTCGGTCAGGCTGTCGCCGAAGAACACGGTCCTGGAAAACGGCGACTGCGCCATGGCCGGGACGGCGGCGGCGGCCAGCGCCAGGGCGAGCGCGGAGCGGAGTGGACGGGAAACGACACGCATGGGGAGACTCCTGACGGACGAGGAAGGCGACAGCGTACGCCGCCGCATGGAAGTAGTTTTTCACCGCCCCACGGCCGGCTCACGCTGCACTGCCGCATGGGCTGGGATTTTCCGGCCCTGCTGGCCAGAATGACGGCATGGACATCCAGCTCAATGGCGAAACCCGCCCCTTTCCCTCGCCCCTCACCCTGGCCGCGCTGCTGGCCGCCGAAGGCCTGGCCGAGCGCCGCGTGGCGGTGGAGGTCAACGGCGAAATCGTTCCCCGCGGGCGGCACGGCCAGTGGCAACTGCACGCCGGCGACGTGGTGGAGATCGTGCACGCGCTGGGCGGCGGGTGATCTGCCGCCGCCGCAGGTGTGGGCTTCCCCCACACAGTCCCACCGGGCAAGCCGCATGCGCGGCAGGCGCCGCATCTACGCGACGACACCACGCCACGCGGCCTGGCATGATCGGCGATAATCGCCCCATGAACGCACACGTCCCCACCGATCCGCTGGTCATCGCCGGCAAGAGTTATGCGTCCCGGCTGTTGACCGGGACCGGCAAGTTCAAGGATCTGGAAGAAACCCGCCTGGCCACCGAGGCCGCCGGCGCCCAGATCGTCACCGTGGCCATCCGCCGCACCAACATCGGCCAGAACCCGGGCGAGCCCAACCTGCTCGACGTGCTGCCGCCGGGCCGCTACACCATCCTGCCCAACACCGCCGGCTGCTACACCGCCGAGGACGCGGTGCGCACCTGCCGCCTGGCGCGCGAACTGCTCGACGGCCACAACCTGACCAAGCTCGAAGTGCTGGGCGACCAGAAGACCCTGTACCCGGACGTGGTACAGACCCTCAAGGCCGCCGAGCAGCTGGTCAAGGACGGCTTCGAGGTGATGGTCTACACCTCCGACGACCCGATCCTGTGCAAGCGCCTGGAGGAGATCGGCTGCGTCGCGGTGATGCCGCTGGCCGCGCCGATCGGGTCCGGGCTGGGCATCCAGAACCGCTACAACCTGATGGAGATCGTCGAGAACGCGCGGGTGCCGATCATCGTCGATGCCGGCGTCGGCACCGCCTCGGATGCCGCCATCGCCATGGAGCTGGGCTGCGACGGCGTGCTGATGAACACCGCCATCGCCGGCGCGCGCCATCCGGTGCTGATGGCCAGCGCCATGCGCAAGGCGGTCGAGGCCGGCCGCGAGGCCTTCCTGGCCGGGCGCATCCCGCGCAAACGCCATGCCAGCGCGTCCTCGCCGGTGGACGGGTTGATCGGCTGATGACCAATCCCTTTGAAAGCGCGGGCTCCAAGGCGCCGCCCAAGCCCTTCACCGTGACCGAAGGCCGCCGCGAGGTCCGCAGTTTCGTGCTGCGCCAGGGCCGTTTCACCCCCGCGCAGCAGCGCGCGTTCGACGAACGCTGGCCGCGTTTCGGCATCGACTTCAATGGCCAGCCGCGCGACCTGGATGCCACCTTCGGCCGCAACGCGCCCAAGGTGCTGGAGATCGGCTTCGGCAACGGCGCCGCACTGCGTTTCGCCGCCCGGTTCGACCCGTCCAGGGACTACATCGGCATCGAGGTGCACGCCCCGGGCGTGGGCC
Protein-coding regions in this window:
- a CDS encoding DNA-binding response regulator, which codes for MRILVIEDNSDIAANLGDYLEDRGHTVDFAADGVTGLHLAVVHDFDAIVLDLNLPGMDGIEVCRKLRNDARKQTPVLMLTARDSLDNKLAGFDSGADDYLIKPFALQEVEVRLNALSRRGKGGHTRVLETGDLEYNLDTLEVRRQGKLLQLNPTALKILQALMEASPAVVTRQELETRVWGEELPDSDSLRVHIHGLRAVVDKPFNAPMIQTRHGIGYRIAAPDA
- a CDS encoding ribosomal protein S6 modification protein (responsible for the addition of glutamate residues to the C-terminus of ribosomal protein S6); this translates as MKLAILSRNSKLYSTRRLVEAARARGHTVRILDPLRCYMRINAGDFSMHYKGRPLSGFDAVIPRIGASITRYGTAVLRQFEMMGTRTPNPSDAILRARDKLRAHQLLAAKGIDMPVTVFGDNPDDTHDLLSMLGPPPHVVKLSEGTQGRGVILTEKLSASKGTVEALRGLYANFLVQEFIAEAQGADLRCLVVGDQVVATMRRQAQDGDFRSNLHAGGSAGPAVCSRAEQQVAVRSAKALGLGIAGVDMIRSRRGPLVLEVNSTPGLEGIESVSGGDLAGRMIDYVVNLRR
- a CDS encoding autotransporter domain-containing esterase, giving the protein MRVVSRPLRSALALALAAAAVPAMAQSPFSRTVFFGDSLTDTGYFRPILVQANPSASVAGRFTTNPGWVWSDYLARYYGTNALPNGNGQVGDNYAAGGARVGVDVPNPLSPLLPPTPSLKTQLNHYLAANGGKADANALYTVWGGANDLFAVAGGAPAQATIGAAVASQVGMVATLKAAGAQYVMVPNLPDIGLTPSSRAGGPVAMAQGTALAKAYNDALFGGLKQAGLQVIPVDTFSILQEIVANPGAYGFSNVSGTACQPQITAQSLTCTPLNYVSPNAADTYVFADGVHPTTAAHKILGQYSISVLEAPRLQQVLTHSAQTTGRARADQVGGHLAGRPADGMSWWGNVRGDMQRYDHGRLYDGMAPAGLFGVDWARDGKVFGGFAGYGRMDADFGNRMGDFTQSDTTLGVFAGWYGERAWVNGQASYSWLGYDVTRKVQLGPATREHRGSPDGSNLTAALNAGYEFGQQGGFRHGPVAGVVWQKVKLDGYLESNPGATALGYGNQDVDSTVGRIGWQARFDGGSVRPYVQVTYDHEFEDGGKQASAWLQTMADVGAYRVPGLQFDRNYATAVLGARMSLWGLQSNIGLSATTAQKSARDATLFATFSGGF
- a CDS encoding sulfur carrier protein ThiS, which codes for MDIQLNGETRPFPSPLTLAALLAAEGLAERRVAVEVNGEIVPRGRHGQWQLHAGDVVEIVHALGGG
- a CDS encoding thiazole synthase, which gives rise to MNAHVPTDPLVIAGKSYASRLLTGTGKFKDLEETRLATEAAGAQIVTVAIRRTNIGQNPGEPNLLDVLPPGRYTILPNTAGCYTAEDAVRTCRLARELLDGHNLTKLEVLGDQKTLYPDVVQTLKAAEQLVKDGFEVMVYTSDDPILCKRLEEIGCVAVMPLAAPIGSGLGIQNRYNLMEIVENARVPIIVDAGVGTASDAAIAMELGCDGVLMNTAIAGARHPVLMASAMRKAVEAGREAFLAGRIPRKRHASASSPVDGLIG